The stretch of DNA CACAAGAGGCAGACAAGTAGGCCTACTACATAAGATACTTCACAAGGCTATTTATTCCTctaacatgtaaaacaaaagagagtCAATAGAAAATTGCAGTGTCAGAAACGTCCGGAGcaatgacaggaaacaaagcCATAACACTTATGCAAATTTAGTGTGTATTTTATCAATGTCCTGAAATTGAATCAAGcttaaaattagttttaaaacgACTACAGCATTAATAAAGTGATCATCATATTACTTTTAGTTCTGCACATAGTTTAcctaaaaaataattacagttaAAGATACCAAAATTTTGATGATTCCTGCTGCTTTTTGCAGTGGATGGTGAATTTCTTGAGAAAATGTGATTGTAGTGaagcctgaaaaaaataatcctaACTATTATTATTCATGTATACTTATTTGTACATTAATACCTCAAGTATGGAGGGGAAATATGAAAGCAATCACAAAACACAcccattttattatttatttttcacaaaagtAGTTGATTTGTATAAACtgtagatataaaaaaaagtgtcccTGCCTGTCACCAGCTCATTGCCTGATGCATAAAGAAGCAAGCAGAATTTAAAAGCTGTCTGTGGTGACGCTGATGACCTGCGGCTGCACTCTGTTCCTGTTACAGTTGAAGAGCCAGGCTGCCCTCCTGTGGCGATAGCGCTTAGACAGAAGCACATAGAGCACAGGATTGACACAGGGGTGCAGGTACTGGAGCACAGTGCAGATAAAGTAGAACATCTCCCAAGCCTGTCCATGGCGATACAGCCCCAagtacacacacagctccagcaCATAACCAGGCAGCCAGCACACTGAGAAGGTAGCGGCAGCCAAGAACACCATGACGGAGGCTCTGCGGGTGTTCCTGGCGCTGGACACCGACATTACAGGGCTCTTGTGGAGGAAAAGAGCCAGACGGACATAGTTGAAGGCGATGACCAGCATTGGAACAAAGTAGTAAAGTACAAACTGGCTTAGGACCACTTGGTAGTGGTGCTCATGAATGGTTGGAAGGCAGAATGTGAAGTTTGCCAAGCTTTGGCCCACACTTTCTTTGGTAGCAAACATTCGCAGTGGCAGGCTGATGAAGAAGCTGAGGGCCCAGACCAGAACAAACATGAGGATGACCAGGTCCATGGTGGGTGGCTGGTATGGGTTAGTGATGATCATAGCACGGGTCATTGACACAGCACATAGTGAATAGGTGCTGGCTGCCAGGCTGAAGGCCAGCAGGAACTGGTAGATCTTGCAGGAGGTGTCCCCCAGAGGCCAGGAGTAGCTGACAGCAGAGTGCAGGGTGAAGGGGATGAGCAGGAGGGTGAGGAAGTCAGCCAGAGTCATGCTGAGTAAGAGGATGTCAAGGCAGTTCTTACGTAATGTGTTGTACTTggcaaacagagagaagacCAGCAAGTTGGCACAGAGTCCAATGCCCAGGATCACTCCACAGGTACAGGCAAAGATCAGCCCATAGGTATTGGGAACAGCCATGTTATCACCGGCTTGACATcacctaaaagaaaaaattaattcatcttttgtgttttggattaGTCAAACAGAAGAATtaatatacaaacatttttagTTGTTTGTGACTGTAATTTTTGCTGGTTGCAGCAAATGCGATAATTTTACGTTTTTCCTTGATGTGGTAAATTTATTGTCTTTCAGTTGTGAattgttggttggacaaaagaCATTGGGAGACTGTACCttgggctctttttttttctgacaaaacaATTTGTTAATctggaaaataatcagcagattaatcagcAATGGATATGATCATTTCTCCTGGTGAAAGAGTAAAGTTATATTTTAGATTGctaaatgataaaacacaaaatcaccaaaatatAAGACATATAACAACAATGTGCTGTCTGCTTAGGAGCAAAATGTCtattgattaatattttaagaCATAACTGACTGCTGCTGTTAGCTATATTGTCTTAATACATTTCATAGCATTTTAAAATGGTGCCAGATCCATCATTTTCACAAACTCACCATCGTCTTTCCTCAAAGCAGTATCTTCCAGTTCATGTTTGCGATTGAACTATCCTCATCATTTAACCTGGAGTATTCTCTTTTACTGGTGCCCATCCTGTTAAACTGGACTGAAGAAGGGAGAGGTGGTAGCCTCTCGGGACTCATTACAAAGTACGATTACTGATTGTGGAGGGAGGAAAGGCAAACATCACTTGGGTCAAATTGATTCTGGTTGACTAGGTTTAAAGAGGAACGGCCTCTGaccagctgctgttttgttATTATGAGAGGATATATGTGTATCTTTAATATCTTTAGTTTTTGAGTTACTTTTTTTAGTAACAGCTACATCTGACATTTTGAACTTTGTTTGATGTTGATCTAACTTGTTTGTGTATATGAAATCTGTTCTTTTGACTCTGTGAAGTTTAGTAGAAATACTTCACTGGCTGAGGCTGTGTTACTGTTTGTCAAAACTTGAACTGACCTTTCCTGACctgtaacacccccccccccccccccccccccccaccgtgGAGGTGTTTTTGGAAATTTAATTCACACTATAtgaattatgtttaaaaatcaACACCCGTAACCACCATAAGATGGTCACTCTCAGAAAAAAGTCCAGTCAATTGATTACAGTCTGTgttcctcctcatctctgaagATATTAATGTCTCTCTCcattgtttgattgatttcttTAGCGTGAGCTGCAGGCTCCTGACAGCAGCTTTATCAGGCTTTCCACAGCATTTATGACTCTGTGTCAGCTAATGGCCTATGGTGTACACTACTGCTCTTAGCACAGGATATAGCTGACGCTGATGCATTTGCTATCCCCTCCATTACCAGTTTCTGTGCCGTTCAGTCAGCAGCTGTTAAAAATGCCACATGTTCTCAAGTGGGACATTAACAGCTTCACTGTGCTCTGTTCATGCTgaaaagtcaacaaaaacattgatgttttcactgttgaAACCCAAAACCTTTGCagtaaattttttaaaaattgacCCGAATCAtacactttcttttctctcagcagAAAACCTCTCATCTATAGCAAAGGTTAAAGATCATGATGAAATATACAAACCAGTACCACAAAAACTGAGATGAAGCTCTAAGACAGCAGGACAGAAACTTCCTGTCAGGCCCATGTTCATTAAATCCCCCTGTTGCCTTTTTTTCTACCTATTTCCATCTTAAACACTCTAATTCTTCATCAAGATGAGCACACAGGTGTACTCCTTATCCAACTTCAGACTTTATTCATGTTGCAGCTTAATCTGCTCTATAGTGATTCTTGTTGTGTTGCTTTGTAGTGTATAATTTTATGCACaataaagctgaaataattagttgATTGAACGATTAGttgagcaacaaaaaaaacagttgcccagtattttgatctttttttaaaactcactctccaagcaaaaatgccaaacatttgctggttccatcttctcaaatgtgaggactTGCTTCTTTTCATGTTTACTGGTTGTCTGTTTGGCTGTCCGGAATTCATGAATGCGATATCTTAGGAATGCCTGGAGGCGATTTAATTATATCTCACACAAACGTCCCCTTGGACTGTAGGATGAAATAATTTGAGGTTTTTGGTCAaaggacaaaggtcaaaggtcactgtggccgcacaaaacaagtttttggccataactgaagaattcatatgctaattatgacaaaacacaaatgctcATCAGGATAAAATGATGTCGTAATGACAGTTATAtcctaaaggtcaaaggtcaacttcactgtgacatcgtttctgcaaaaacacttttctggccattattcaacgctgtaactcaggaacagaagaagagattgtgaccatatttcacaTTCAGTCAGATACTGAATTGGTGACACGAATCTTAGATGCCCATCTTGAATCTGTAATGATTTTGTGCTTTGTAGATCTTCTGCTCCTGGACTGATATGGATGGAAATTGAAACTTGACTAGTTGGCAGAAgcatacaaccacaaggcaGTAGTTCTAGTTTTGTCTTGATaagtaaactgaatatgtttgtgttttagagtGTTAgcgagacaaaacaaacaatttgaagaGGTCAACCTGGTTTGTGGTGtgcatttttctttacattttaaaagcaaaacaaataattgattaattgagaaaattatAAGCAGCTTATCTATAATGACAATGATCAATAGTTTCAACCCTAGTCCATATCAACTTCagtttttagaaataaaataaataactattttGCAGATTTGTCTGCTTTGCAATCAGCCTCTTGTGCTGTGTAGttcatcattttatacacattaaGAACTAACAGAGAACTAGTGTTCAGTGTTCTGTTTTGGCTCAAGGAGGGCTGAGAGGTTCAGTTACGCCTGAGTCCGCCAGTGCTCAAAATATACTTGCAATGCATTCAAGGGACAGACAAGCTTTAGACTAataacaaatgataaatgatctcattacattcatttgacaGATTATTTTGTCCAACACTCATTGGGAACAgtttggggttcagtgtcttgttcAAGGACACACTGACATCTGGACAGCAGGACCTGGAGATTAAACCATCAGCCCTACCATTAATGATTGATTCTCTTTACCAACAGAGCTACTTAGTATAAATGGCAAAATTCAGTCAGATATGACTGGTGAACAAAGACACCatgaatcaaaaatatttctaatggctacatttttaatgtttgattaactggaaacatgtacagtatgttctcaGTGCAAGTGAAGAACATTAAGTGAGTCTGACAGCCCCTGGCACAGGCTTGttctataaaaataaactataatgtaaaatgatgaGAGTGGGTTTGATGAAGCATCCAATAAGTTACAAGTCCATGAGGGATCTAAGGTGGGAAAGGAAAGCAGGACCAtcaaaaagaaacatcaaattAAAACTCAACCACAAAAGAACATTTACAGGATATAACTAAAGTGCATTATGGAATTTAGTCAGCAGCACCATGATacattcacaaaataaatacacactttcaaagtgaaataaattatGGCAGAACAGTTCGAACAGATGTAATGATTGAACAGTATGTTTGTAACTATAAGTCCACGATAGTCAACACATATATAGCCAAACAAAAGTAGACCACTCAGCATCCCGATTTTTgtgaaattacattatatttaggCAATAAATACTTCCTCCTGTGCTCTACTTGTGCACACTGTTTAGAGATGATAACATATGCATTGTTTTGAATTAAATCAGGGTTACAGAGGCAGAAAGATTTTCCAAATAAATATGGACgaaggtgatggtgatgaagctCCAGGAAGTATGagattgttttaaaacacaacaatacacacgTAGCAAAATAGTATCATACAAGCACAGCCCCGTGCCCTTGATATAACTGTGACTGAGTCAGCCGTGGTTCAAGTCTGTCAGACCTCAGTCAAGCTGGAACTGTGTCAGTGTCTTAGTGTGGTACCATATAAAGGCTATTAGTAGTGTCTCTCAGCCAGGGTACCGCATCCTTTATGGCTCCTTTGTAGTGACAGACCGTGCCCGCCTCCGCTTCTTGTCATTCTCTCTGCGTCGGCCTAacctcaccttttttttcctcttggtGGCCACTT from Seriola aureovittata isolate HTS-2021-v1 ecotype China chromosome 10, ASM2101889v1, whole genome shotgun sequence encodes:
- the LOC130175959 gene encoding galanin receptor 2a — its product is MAVPNTYGLIFACTCGVILGIGLCANLLVFSLFAKYNTLRKNCLDILLLSMTLADFLTLLLIPFTLHSAVSYSWPLGDTSCKIYQFLLAFSLAASTYSLCAVSMTRAMIITNPYQPPTMDLVILMFVLVWALSFFISLPLRMFATKESVGQSLANFTFCLPTIHEHHYQVVLSQFVLYYFVPMLVIAFNYVRLALFLHKSPVMSVSSARNTRRASVMVFLAAATFSVCWLPGYVLELCVYLGLYRHGQAWEMFYFICTVLQYLHPCVNPVLYVLLSKRYRHRRAAWLFNCNRNRVQPQVISVTTDSF